Within Psychromonas sp. psych-6C06, the genomic segment CGACGATAGGAGTAAAACAGATCAGGCTCAGTAAACGTACAATGTTCGCTAGCACTTATTTCAGCGACTTGAAACGGCGCTAAACGCAAGCGCGCGAGCTGATGCAGATCAGCTAAATAACGGTCTTGATATACTGAAAATGCATACTTTGCTCGTGCATCATGCTGCATAAACTGCTCTCTAACTTCACTACCGACTTCAAAGGACTTTTTACCGATACACGGGCCAAGCCAGACGAGACATTCCTGAGCAGATATTTCCATTTTTTGACAAATTTGTAGTAACGATTTTTCAATAATTCCATCACATAGCCCACGCCAGCCGGCATGAATAGCGCAAACAAAACTACCTTGCTTATTTGTTATTAACACTGGTAAACAATCTGCAGTCATCACTACACAGGCTACCCCTTTATTGCTACTCCAAGCGGCATCTGCTTCAAGACATTGCTCTGTTTCAGCACTTAACTTTAGCAATAAAGTACTGTGGGTCTGATTTAACCAGCAGAGCGGGGAAGCTAACGGTAAGGCTTCATTGAATAACATACGATTCTGATCGACTAGAGAAATATCATCCCCAACATGCGCCCCCAGATTAAGACCACGATACGGTCCTTTACTAACGCCATTAATACGTGTCGTTGAAAAAGCTTTAATATGATTTGGGGCAGACCAAGCAGGAGTGATTAAGTTAAGCATGAAAGCTTCCTCAACAATACTAAGTATCAACCGACAGTAGGGAACTGCCGGCTAACGATGAAAGCTTCAGGGGGTTATTTTTCGTAAAAAATAGTATCTGCACGCAATACGGCAGCTAATTTTTCCATATCTTCTGGCACTGGCGCATGCCACTCCATCAATTCACCAGTAATCGGGTGGTAAAGACGTAACATAGTTGCATGTAATGCTTGACGCTTAAATGCACGCAGTGTTGTTGTGAGTTCTTCCGATGCACCTTTAGGGGGACGAGGGCGACCTCCGTATACAGGGTCTCCAGCTAATACATGTCCTAGGTGTGCCATGTGTACACGGATTTGGTGAGTACGTCCAGTCTCCAAACGTAAACGTAAACGTGTATGTGCGCGATACTTTTCAGCAACTCGATAATGTGTCACCGCATGCTTACCGCCAACCGTTGCAACCGCCATTTTTACACGATTAACTTTGTCACGACCAATCGCGGCTTCGACACGCCCACCAGCAGTAAAAATACCCATCGCAATGGCATCGTATTCACGCGTAATTTCACGCTCTTGTAAAGCCGCAACAAGATGAGTCTGAGCTGGAATTGTTTTAGCGATCACCATTAATCCCGTCGTGTCTTTATCAAGGCGATGCACAATACCGGCACGTGGTACCTCTGCAATTTCTGGGTAACGATATAAAAGCGCGTTTAATACCGTACCATCAGGATTACCTGCGCCAGGATGAACAACTAAACCAGCAGGTTTATTGATAACAAGAATATGCTCATCTTCAAAGACAATATCCAGTTCGATATTTTGTGCTTTAAATACAACTTCATCTTCTAGGAAGGCATTCACTTCGACTGCTTGATGGGTATACACTTTTTCACGTGGAATATTCACAACTTCCCCATCAATCTGTACCATTCCTTCTAAAATCCACTCTTTGATGCGAGTACGAGAATAGTCAGGAAATAACGACGCGAGCGCTTTATCTAAGCGGAAACCTAATTGTTGATCGGTTACTTCTGCGGTTAGGTGTAACTCTTGACTCATATTCTCTTCTCTTCTTTTTCTTTTAACGCGATGCTTGATGACGCTAATGGCGATTAATTAACTGTGATTTGCGCATTGTAATGCAATCTTGTCACATTTTGTCTTTTTTAACTTTTCTTTTTTAAGTCGATAGCAGATACTGTGCGCTTATCTACCCGATTTTCAGAAAGGCATGACAGGCATTATAACACTTATGAACAAGATCCTCAGACTATTAACAACCTCTGTTTTCATTATTTTTTTTACTGTGGGTTGCTCATCGAAAAAGAATGACGCGCCTAAAGTTGAAGATAAGCCACCAGCAGAGTTATATGCTGATGCACAAAGAGAGCTTGATGCTGCAAATTATGAGAAAGCCACTGAAGTTTTAGAGGCGCTTGATAGTCGTTATCCTTTTGGCCCTCATTCAGATCAGGTCCAACTTGACTTAATTTACGCTTATTATAAACGTGATGAAACAGCACTCGCTTTAGCGAATATCGACCGTTTTATGCGCCTTAACCCGACCCACCCGGATCTTGATTATCTCTATTATCTGCGCGGATTAACGCATATGGCCACTGACCAACAGTTTTTCCAAAATATGTTTGGTATCGATCGTTTTAACCGAGATCCAAGTCATTCATTACAAGCGTTCAAAGATTTCAACCACTTGATTAAATTTTATCCTAAAAGCAAATATGCAGTAGATGCACAGCAACGTATGGTATATATAAAAAACCGTCTAGCACGCTATGAAATTGCAATTGCAGAGTGGTATATCAGACGAGAGGCTTACGTAGCAGCCATTAACCGCAGTAAATTAGTATTGAATAATTACCCTAATACCGCGTCAGTTGAAGATGCATTGAATATTATGATTGATGCTTACGATGAGTTAGGTTTAGTGGAGCCTAAAGAGAATGCATTAGCGGTATTAAAACTAAATTATCCTAAAAGCCGTACTGTTCGAAGAAGTGAACGTTGGACACTATTTGATTAAGACAGTTTGACTAATACTTGCTGTCAGCGAGATGCTGACAGCAAAGGTGAGACAACAGTTACAATTTAAACCGCTTCATTATCTTCTTCACCGGTACGAATACGAATAACGCGCTCAACTGGCATAACAAATATTTTACCGTCACCAATTTTACCCGTTTGTGCAGTATTCATAATAGCTTCAATACAACGCTCCACGTCTTCTTGTTTAACTACTAGCTCAATCTTTACCTTAGGTAGAAAATCAACCATGTACTCGGCACCACGATATAACTCTGTATGGCCCTTTTGACGGCCAAAACCTTTTACTTCAGAGACAGTCATACCTGTGATATCGATATCAGCAAGGGCTTCACGTACATCATCCATTTTAAACGGTTTAATTATTGCTTCTATTTTTTTCATGATTCTCTCTCTTAATTGAACAATTGTTTTCTACTTTAATACGAATTGAGACAAATATACAGGCAGAAAATTAAAAACAAGATTACACTCATAGATTGTGTTTAGTGAATAAGGTTTTGATATGTACGCTGCGCGTGGTTTTACGCTTCTTGAGTTAGTTATTGTATTAATTATTAGTATGTTACTTATCACAATTGGTATTCCTGGATTTCAAACCCTCATTCAAAATAATCGTTTAACAGCGGCCGCTAGCAGTATTAAAAATAACCTTTTATTTGCACGTAACCAATCCGTCAGTTACCTCAACTATGTAACAGTTTGCCCGCTTGAAAGTAACGTGTGTACTAACAACTGGATTTCGGGAATTGATATATTTATTGATAGCAATAGAAATGGCAGCTATGACAGTGGTGAAGTGTTATTAAAGACAGGGGATAAGTTTAATAGTAATGATACCCTGGTTTTCCCAAGTAGCAGTATTACTTATACGCCAGATGGACAGATAACAGGAAGTTCAGCGATATTTAGATATTGCACCGGAGACGAACGCATTGGTGTTTCAGTGGCTTATAGTGGTCGCCCCAAAACTATCTCCGGTGAAACATTTAGTAACTGTAATTAAAAAGGGGTATTTCTTTCTAGTTTAATTGCTTCTTTATTCTTAAAGTTACTTTTATTATCTACACACTCATAAACAGTAATTATTGTTTGTTCTGTTTTGCCATCGACCATGAACACAGGTTTTCCAATTAGTTGGCTGGCAAATTGCTTACTGTTTTTCTCATTACTAACAAACTGATGCACAATATTACTGTTGTCTTCTATCTGTACATAACATTTTATCGGTATACGTAACTCATTTTTTGCAGTTGCAAAGGAGGTGATCGTAATTCCCAATAACCCTATTAGCCAATATTTAGTTTTCATTATAATCTCCCTATTTCCAGCAATTTGTACCATTTGCATTAGTCGCTTGTTTGTCTTGATCATGTGTAATTGATAGCGTTGCACAGTCACTATCAGCAGCCTGTGTATCAATCGCGGTTGCAGTTAGTGTAAAGCCAACAGCGGCAGAAACAGACCCGCTGGGCTGGATAGAGTAATAACCATTATCGGTGATAAATGGATGTGCTCCCATGCCTAAATCAGTATCTAAATTAGTAGCATAAGATCGGTGATCAAGGTAATACATCTCCTGACGATTAGCTAAATCAATAAGCGCAGATTGTGCTTCTGTGCGACGTGCTTTTTGTACATAACTTATATAACTTGGGTAAGCGATACTACTTAAAACGGCAATGATAATTACAGTTACCAACAACTCTATCAGTGTAAATCCTCTGTTTTTCATATTGTGCTCTTTATGTAAAGTTTGTTGCAACAAAGATGAGAAAATCATTGTTGCATTGTAACCTTGTCGCCTTAAGCAATAAGGCGACAAGGTTTGAAAATTAGTTTTCTTTAAAGTAACTATAGATACGGCGAGGCATCATATCGGTATTAGTATCAACCGTTCCCTTAAAAATAACTTCTTCTTTTTGAGTTTCTTCATTATAGACAACCTGTTTATCACCTTGACCTACTCCTAACAGGCGAATAACGCTTTTTTCTTGGTCATCAACACCAGCGTGAATAACTAAGGAATCAGGTACACGGGAGCCAATATCTACTTTAGCAATCGCTTCCTCTTTATCATTTTTAAAACGACGTTCACCTGTGTGTAAGTCAACAGCATATAACCAACCTAAACCTAGATCGCCGACACCACAGCCAATATTAATCGTTGAATTAGGCACAAACGAGGTAAAATAGACAGTCCCTTCTAATACAGCGCCTTGCCCTAATGATTTCTCCCCGATCCCTGTAAATGCATACTTCCATCCTTTATAAGTACTTAAGTCTGCAAACACATCTAATATTTGCGAGCCACTGTAATTACCGACTGGATCCTCTTCAATACTATAAAGGTTAGCGATATTGATTGGTGTTGGCTTTTCGGGAAAACCGGTTTCACCAAATAACGTTGGGAAAATGGCATAATCATGAACAGAAAAGTAATAATCGTTAACATCAACACTAGAGGCTGGATGGGCTCTATCACCAGAGCCAATCAAAATGCCATCATAGGCAACCTTTTCATAGGAGAAAACGTCTTGGTCACTTTTGTTCACTTTATTCTGATAGGTTCTTACAATCACAGGCGCGGTAAAGAAGCGTCTATCTTGAGTCGTTGAATCACTTGCTAAGGAAGCAAGTTTAATAGTGCTCCATTTACTCGTATCTGTGCCTGCAAGATCCATTCGCCATAGGTTACCACCGGAGTCTCCAGCATAAAGTCGATCAACATACCCGTCGCTGTCTGCATCTAATAATCCAACCTGCCCAGGAATACTATCTCGCATACAATGAACATCATCAGTGGCACAAGTTGCTCCCCCTGTAGACCAAATTTTGTTCCCTGTTAACGCATCAACAATAAACACGCCTCGCCCAGCAACATCATCACAGTTTTCTGAAGCAGAAGGTATACAACTATCTTTATTAGTGTCATAACCCGCTCCGAACGCAAGCCCAGGACCTGTTGTTGGGGTACTACCTACTTTATAGGAAAACAAACCAATACTTGGCATCGACCATGTCTGAGCTAACTCAGAAAAACCGCTTGTACTAGCATCTATTTTCCATGCCAATGACGGTGAGTCGGGGCTGGTAATATCTATTGCATAATAACTTTGCCCTCCACGGCGCATCCCTACAATGGCAATAATTTTACTCACCCCCCCATCATTTTCGATAACTTTGATAGCAATAGGTGACAAATCCATTCCATATTGATGGTCACTTGATACAGGCGCATCGCGTAAAGAGGCCCCAAAGCTCAGAAGCTCTGCAGGAATAAACGCCCAATTTTCAGTGACACTATCACCGTTATCAGTAAACATATGTAAGAATCCAGCATTAGTACCGACTAATAAACGCACCACATTAGCGCCATTTTCTGTATAGGTAATAGCAAGAGGTTTAGAATGCAAGGGATCGGCAAATATATCACTACGATAATCGACGCGAGAGTTATCGCCATTATCATCATCAACATCAACTCCTTTCAACCAACTTAATGTATCAGCTAGATCTGTTTCATCTAGGCCTAATTCACTCGCAACAGCGGCGTCTGTAGCGACAGAGTAGTAAGCCTTAAGGTTTGTAATGTTAGGTTCTTTCAAAGTAGTTGGGTTAATATTACTAAGTACTTTACGGCTAGTCACATCACCTAGCATGGCTGCAACCCCGCCTTCTGCAACGGCATTACCATCTTGATCCCCCCCCCAATAGGTAGAAGCGGAGTCCTTAATATTCCCGTCAGCATTGATAGCTGGCACACCAAGTCTATCGACTAAAACACCATCACTATTCATCGTTAATTTTTTAATATTACCCTGCCAAACTGATGTATTACTTGGCATAAACATAGAGTAATAAACTGAATCTAAACTACGCGTTCTATCGAAGTTGTTGTTAGCAATAGCGGGTGATGAAAGGCTTGATGAACTATTTAAAATATCTAAAATAGTTGCTTGAAAAGCTTTCTGCAGAGCAATTGCATCTGAAGCGGGATAATAAGCCCCCCCCCCTCTGACTGCGGTCTCACTTAATAGCTCACCAGCATCATCGTCAGCGTCTTTACCAAAACCAATCGTATAAGTAGTAATATGCTGATCGCCATTTGTTGCTTCTCCATCAATATCACTGCTATTCATCCACTCCGTTAACGTAGGCATAAAGCTATCTTGAATTTTTCCTTGCCCTGTTAACGTGCTAATTAAAGAATTAGCTGCGGCATCTTTGGTTGGCTCACCGTCGGTCATCAGGATAATATAGGCGCGCTCCTGACAATTTTTAAATGGAGAGGTATATACCCCATTATTTTCAGCAGTCATATCTCGACCAGGTAGCGCGCTATCATTATCATCTCCAAAATATACCCCTTTACCAGCGTAATAACGGTATGCTTCATACATACTTTCACATAATGGTGTCCATGTTTCTGCATTAAGAGAGTTAATTCTATCGATTAAATCCTGTGATTGTTGTGTATTACGTAACATCACTTTATCCACAATACGTGCGCCATTTTTATCACTCGCACCATCGCCATTATTTGCATTAAAAATACCTAAACCAAAATCAACGGAAGGAGTACTACTGATCAAACTGCCAATTGCCTCTTTAGCGATATCTAAACGACTTTTACTAGTACTGCCACTATTTTTATGCCAATAGATATAATTAGCCGAATACAAGGTGACTGCATCACTGCCCGAAAACACACTGTTTACAGTGGAAATATAAGGCCCATTTTTACCACTTCTCGGAAAGCCAGGATCACCAGTTGTTGCCGGATTAGTGGGATCTTCATTAGAAAAATCCTCTTTACATTCAAACAGATCACCATTATTACCAGATAATGTTTTCCAGCGTGATTTAGAAGACTTTTTGTTAGGTACCCAGCGTCGCACATTACCGTTGTACAACCCGTTGCTAGCAAGTAACGCAATAGAAGCATTACAATTATTTTTACTAGTTAAAAAATATTGGTTGCTACCAGTATCAGGGACTTCTCCCCCCTGTTTCGTCCAATAGATGCGATCGGACTTACTACCAGCCCCATAATCCTGTGTATGATCATAGGGCACAGCTACGACTTCCTCAGAGCTTCTCATGCTCCCAGAATTATCAAAAATAATCAGAACTTGAGGCCTTATTCCATTTTGCGCACTGACATCCGACACAAATAGTTCTGTGTCATCGGCAACCAATAACGAACAATAAGCAGTTAATAATGTTGCGAGCAATCGTTTCATAAACATAATATTTCTCCCTTTGCCTTTCTAAAAGTACGCTGGCAATACGCTTTAAACCTATAAATTTACTGTTAATTAATCTGAGATAATAGGTTGTTCAACCCCGATGCTCATAGCATTTTGAGCCCATTTAGCGCCCCCAGATTTTGTTCTTCCAAACTCATGTACAAAGTTAACTTGTAGATATTTACATTTGAAATTATTGCCACTTGCTTTCATGCGCCGTTTACAGTTTATTTCACCATTTAATTCAACATTACTGCTGACATCGCCATAGGAAAAAATAGTGTTCGTAGTTGCGCTAGCAAAGGATTGAGCTGTGCCTGAGCGGTGTAAAATTTCGTTGGCAGCACTGTTCAGAAGAATATTTGACTCTCCCTGTAACACGCGCGCATCAATCATCTTAAGCCCAAGAAAACTATTACTCATTACCAAAACACCAAGTACTAATAACAATGGTAAAATTAACATCGCAATAAAAAGTGCGATCCCTCTTTGTTTATGTAAGCTAGTCATTTACTAATACCACGCTATTTTGGAAAAGAATCACTGTTGAAACGAGCTCTCTTTTATAATTATCATTGGCAGCAGGAAACAAGTAATCCCCCATTTGGTAAGTATTGCCATTTGTATAACCGGCAGTTTTCTCAAGAGATTTGACCAATAAAAATATTTTTACTCCGATCACTCGGCCAGTATCCCAATCATTATTGGTCACCTGTGAAGCACCAACAAAGGAGTGCACAGAGCCATCCCGTTCGCTTGCAACCAAAGCGTCTAATGCGAACATAAATTGCATACTTTCAACACCTTCCACTAAGACTTCTTCACGAACCATTTTACTTGTTCGTAAGGTTAAGCGACGTAAACGACCAATCTCATCCTGCTTATCTAAGTAGTAGACGTGATGAATATATTCCCAAACCGGTTTGACTGCACTACTGGTTAATGCACTGGCATCACCTTGGTAAACAGTTAACGCTGAGGTATTGATATCCAAGTAAAATCGATCAGCAATATAGCTACCCTCTTGCTGGTAACCACGTACTCTTTTTAATGAAAGGTAATCACTATTAACCACTAAGCTAGTATCACTGTCGCCATCATTAATACAACTCATCGCTAAGCTACCGATGGATGCAGGCACAGAAGCTGCCCACAAAGGGCGATATTTCCCGCCATTAGGGAAAGATCCACTGGATACATTGTCTAAGCAGTCATCACTATTAGCGATAATTGCACCATTGAGATCCCACAAGCTTTTATTTTCACCAGTCGCCTGTGAAAAAAAGTACGATTGCTTGAGGTCTCGCGCTAATAGCTGCAAAGCAAACGTCGCATTTTCTTGACGTTCACCACTGCCCAGTGCTTCATTAGTTGCTCGTTGACTCGCAATAAAAACACTTAACAAACCAGCGGTTAAAAACAACGAAAGTAATATCGCAATCATCCATTCAACTAACGAATAACCTAACTGCTGGCGGATATTTTTAGGGGGTGAGATAAGACGAGGACCAATCATGATGATTTACTGATGTAAGTTTCAACACTTAGCTGACGACGATGCGCATTCGCCGTACCACAAGTATTGGTTAGATCCGTCGCCCCAGCATTCGCAGCTGCATCCTTACTTTTAACAGTTGAAAACCAACTAATGACGATCTGCACAAGCTCACCATCAGAGCCCGATGCCGGGGATACTGCTATGCAAGCATCTGCTTCAACTAGGCCATTTTCACCATTTGTGCTGGCATTAACCTCTGCACCAGTAAATTTTTGCTTCCACTCATAAAGGTCGTTGTTTTTTATATCTTCGCCACTACAATTAACAAACACCCCGCCCGACCCAATACAGTTCGGTATCGATAGGTTAGCATCTGTCAAGCTATCAATACTGTAGCTATTACCAGCACCACTTAGCCATAAACGATTAAGTTGCATACGTTCAGTAATATCGGTAATAAGGGAATTGGCGAGACTTCTTTGCTGAATTTCGATAGTAGATTTGACGGCTGTAGATTGCATGCCAGCTAAACCGAGCAAGCCGAGCGCTAAAATAAAGGCACTGATCATAATTTCAATCAGGCTAAATCCACCATGAGTGGCATTAATGTTTAAACAAGTCTTTTTCATAAATCAATCCATTGCTTAACCTTAAAAAGGTTTCCAATCAATAATTATAGTTCGTGTTGAACATTAGGAATCAATAAAAGACAAAACTGATGTGAATAGTAGGTGATCTCTTAGGGGAAAATGAGACACAAAAAAAGCCAATTTATAAAAATCATAAATTGGCTTTAAAAAAGACGACAGGCATTCTAACAAAAACCGTCGATTACAATAACTACACACTCGTAATTATTTGATTTGTTTGTAAAATAAAATCGATAAGATAATATTCACAAGGTGACTTTAATAGTCGTTAGGCTTAGTCTATCTGTCTTACTCGTAGCTCAGCAGGCACCTCAAAAACTGTATTTTCACGCACACCAGGATTTTCAATGACTAACGTCCCACCGAGTGCTTGTAACTTATCAACCACCTCTTTAACTAATACTTCAGGTGCGGAAGCACCAGCTGTAACACCAACTTTATTGACATTTTCAAACCATTCGCAATTAATATCTGATGCATTATCAATAAGGTAAGCGTTCACTCCTTCGCAACTCGCCTTTTCTCGGAGACGGTTTGAGTTAGAAGAATTGGTTGAGCCGACGACTAACACTAGATCGGTTATTTGTGCGAGATCCTTCACTGAGTCCTGACGATTTTGGGTGGCATAGCAAATATCGTCTTTACGAGGGCCTTCTATTTCCGGAAACTTTTCACGTAATGCATTGATTATGTTGGCTGTATCATCTACTGAAAGCGTCGTTTGAGAGCTATAGCATAACTTAGTCGCATCTTTTACTTGTAACTTTTCTACATCCTCAGGCGACTCAACAAGATAAATTCCCCCCTTATCATTGTCATACTGCCCCATGGTACCAACGACTTCAGGGTGCCCTTCGTGACCAATTAAAATACACTCCTGAGCACGGCGACTTGCTCGTGTTACTTCCATGTGCACTTTTGTCACTAACGGACAGGTCGCATCAAATACTTTTAACTCGCGTTTTTTCGCTTCATTACGTACTGATTGTGCTACACCATGGGCACTGAAAATAACAATATTATCATCGGGCACTTCATTGAGCTCTTCGACAAAAACCGCACCACGCGCTTTTAATCCGTCAACAACATACTGGTTATGAACCACTTCATGGCGAACATAAATAGGCGATGGAAAAAGATCTAAAGCTCGCTCAACAATTGAGATTGCACGGTGTACCCCGGCACAGAAACCACGTGGGTTTGCTAAAATAATTTGCATAATAAATACCTAGCCTAATACTTCAAGTACATCAACTTCAAAAGTCAGTATCTGACCAGCAAGTGGATGATTAAAATCAACGGTGACACTGTCCGCGATCACCTCACGAATAACACCGGGTAACTCGCTACCATCTGGTTGAGCAAAAGTAATAATTGTACCCACCTCTGCTGGGACATCGGCACTAAACTTACTTAACTCTAAATGATGGACGTTATCTGGGTTTGGCAAACCAAATGCATCTTCAGGTGCAAGGGTAAAAGTTTCAGACTGCCCCTCTGTTAAACCTAATAAACAACGCTCAAAATTAGGCGTTAGGCTACCATCCCCCATTACAAATTTTGCAGGCTTATTGTCAACCTTACTGCTGTCTACCGCAGAGCCATCGGCTAAACGGATTGAAAAGTGCATCATCACTTCACTGTCTGCAGTAATTGTTTTTGTTGAATCCGTCATTATTTATTTTCCTTTTCTTTTGCTTTATCTTTTTGCTCTTCAGGGTAGAGAAGAGAAGCAAGAATAATCATTGCGGCACCAATAAAAATAGCAATATCCGCTACATTAAAGGTTGGCCAACGATAAAAACCTAAATCAAAATCTAAAAAATCAACCACATAGCCAAACATCAATCGATCCATCACATTACCGATTGCGCCTGACAACACTAAACTAAAGGCAATATTTTCCCAACGTTTATTAACACTGTTGTTTTTCAATGAATACAGTAAATAGGCTGACACCGCAAAAGCAATACTGGTAAACAGATACTTTTGCCAGCCGCCTGCATCGCCTAAGAAACTAAAAGCAGCTCCGTAATTACGCGCATAGGTAAAATTAAAAAAAGATAATACTTCATAAGACTCATAAAGGTCGAGTGCCTGAACGGTCCAATATTTAGTTGCTTGATCTAAAATTAACAATACGGCAGTTATCCATAACCAGCGTAACCCTGACTTTTCAATTATCTCTGTCATTGCTTTCTCTTATTTTAAAGCTAAAAAAAACGCCTTAATAATGTAAGGCGTTTTATTAAGGATCGTGCTTACTTATTAAGCAAACTGGCGCTGTTCGCCATCGCCATCAACGTTA encodes:
- the fkpB gene encoding FKBP-type peptidyl-prolyl cis-trans isomerase gives rise to the protein MTDSTKTITADSEVMMHFSIRLADGSAVDSSKVDNKPAKFVMGDGSLTPNFERCLLGLTEGQSETFTLAPEDAFGLPNPDNVHHLELSKFSADVPAEVGTIITFAQPDGSELPGVIREVIADSVTVDFNHPLAGQILTFEVDVLEVLG
- the ispH gene encoding 4-hydroxy-3-methylbut-2-enyl diphosphate reductase; amino-acid sequence: MQIILANPRGFCAGVHRAISIVERALDLFPSPIYVRHEVVHNQYVVDGLKARGAVFVEELNEVPDDNIVIFSAHGVAQSVRNEAKKRELKVFDATCPLVTKVHMEVTRASRRAQECILIGHEGHPEVVGTMGQYDNDKGGIYLVESPEDVEKLQVKDATKLCYSSQTTLSVDDTANIINALREKFPEIEGPRKDDICYATQNRQDSVKDLAQITDLVLVVGSTNSSNSNRLREKASCEGVNAYLIDNASDINCEWFENVNKVGVTAGASAPEVLVKEVVDKLQALGGTLVIENPGVRENTVFEVPAELRVRQID
- the lspA gene encoding signal peptidase II, which gives rise to MTEIIEKSGLRWLWITAVLLILDQATKYWTVQALDLYESYEVLSFFNFTYARNYGAAFSFLGDAGGWQKYLFTSIAFAVSAYLLYSLKNNSVNKRWENIAFSLVLSGAIGNVMDRLMFGYVVDFLDFDLGFYRWPTFNVADIAIFIGAAMIILASLLYPEEQKDKAKEKENK
- the pilV gene encoding type IV pilus modification protein PilV; the encoded protein is MKKTCLNINATHGGFSLIEIMISAFILALGLLGLAGMQSTAVKSTIEIQQRSLANSLITDITERMQLNRLWLSGAGNSYSIDSLTDANLSIPNCIGSGGVFVNCSGEDIKNNDLYEWKQKFTGAEVNASTNGENGLVEADACIAVSPASGSDGELVQIVISWFSTVKSKDAAANAGATDLTNTCGTANAHRRQLSVETYISKSS